In Acidobacteriota bacterium, one DNA window encodes the following:
- the rplM gene encoding 50S ribosomal protein L13: MSTYYPSGKGLEQHRAWHVVDADGKTLGRLASEVAHILMGKHKPTYTPFLDTGDHVIVLNAAKVVLKGNKLDDKIYYHHTGFPGGIKSESARKRLARRPEKMIEDAVKGMLPKTKLGRAMSSKLKVYAGGEHPHGAQQPTPLAVEAK, translated from the coding sequence ATGAGTACCTATTATCCAAGTGGGAAAGGTTTGGAGCAGCATCGCGCATGGCATGTGGTAGACGCTGACGGTAAAACCCTAGGGCGTCTAGCCAGCGAGGTTGCGCATATTCTGATGGGCAAACATAAGCCCACATACACCCCTTTCCTCGACACCGGCGACCATGTCATCGTGCTCAACGCGGCCAAAGTAGTTCTGAAAGGCAACAAGCTCGACGACAAGATTTACTACCATCACACGGGTTTCCCTGGTGGTATTAAATCGGAAAGCGCCCGCAAGCGCTTGGCCCGTCGGCCTGAAAAGATGATTGAGGATGCGGTCAAAGGGATGCTTCCCAAAACCAAGTTAGGACGCGCCATGAGCAGCAAGCTCAAGGTTTATGCGGGCGGCGAACATCCACACGGAGCACAGCAGCCCACCCCCCTGGCCGTCGAAGCCAAGTAG
- the rpsI gene encoding 30S ribosomal protein S9 yields MAEIQHYGTGRRKSATARVYLRPGEGKITVNRSGFDTYFKNDTLRMIIRQPLQLTDTANKFDVLINVQGGGSAGQAGAVRHGIARALLEFNPELRKKLKKAGLLTRDPRAKERKKYGQKGARKRFQFSKR; encoded by the coding sequence GTGGCAGAGATTCAACATTACGGAACGGGCCGCCGCAAAAGCGCGACCGCGCGCGTTTATCTGCGTCCCGGCGAAGGCAAGATCACGGTCAACCGGAGCGGGTTCGATACTTACTTCAAAAACGATACGCTGCGGATGATCATTCGCCAGCCGCTGCAATTGACCGACACCGCCAACAAGTTTGACGTGTTGATCAATGTGCAAGGCGGCGGCAGCGCCGGCCAGGCTGGCGCCGTGCGTCACGGCATTGCACGCGCGTTGCTGGAATTCAATCCGGAATTGCGCAAGAAGTTAAAAAAAGCTGGGCTGCTCACGCGCGACCCGCGCGCGAAAGAGCGCAAGAAATATGGTCAAAAAGGTGCGCGTAAGCGTTTCCAATTCTCGAAGCGTTAA
- the rpsB gene encoding 30S ribosomal protein S2: MTTVTMKELLEAGVHFGHQVRRWNPKMKEFIFGERNGIYIIDLQKTQRMFKEAMKFITNLTSEGSNKTVLFVGTKRQAQDAIKEESLRCNQYYINQRWLGGLLTNFQTIQKSIKRYKEIEAMQADGRIEHYAKKERLQIERERLALEKNFSGIKDMKRLPDLIFVIDTNKEEIAVKEANILAIPVVAVVDTNCTPEGVDYVIPGNDDALRAVRLFAARIADAILEGQQLAQQKEAEEAAAAAERRTQEGVTVEISPRQQRDRGERRERGERGGERGGRERGRGGDRPAGRSGAGGGGSREGGRRERGPRQASAPTAVPAPAETATEAPILQPEVQAAEPIVETPITAPLPEPTSPPIMAEAPAIVAPEAVAAPETAAAPEAVAAEASAAAETA; this comes from the coding sequence TTGACTACAGTTACGATGAAAGAACTGCTCGAAGCCGGTGTGCATTTCGGGCATCAGGTGCGGCGTTGGAACCCGAAGATGAAGGAGTTCATCTTTGGCGAACGCAATGGCATTTACATTATTGACCTGCAAAAAACCCAGCGCATGTTCAAAGAGGCGATGAAATTCATCACCAACCTCACGAGCGAAGGCAGCAACAAGACGGTGCTGTTTGTGGGCACCAAACGGCAAGCACAGGACGCGATCAAAGAAGAGTCGCTGCGCTGCAATCAGTACTACATCAATCAGCGCTGGCTGGGCGGTTTGCTCACCAATTTCCAAACGATTCAAAAATCCATCAAGCGCTACAAAGAGATCGAAGCGATGCAGGCCGATGGCCGCATTGAGCATTACGCCAAGAAAGAGCGGCTTCAGATTGAACGTGAACGGCTGGCATTGGAAAAGAACTTCTCGGGCATTAAGGACATGAAGCGGTTGCCCGATCTGATCTTCGTCATTGACACCAACAAGGAAGAAATCGCGGTCAAGGAAGCCAATATCCTGGCCATCCCGGTCGTCGCGGTGGTGGACACCAATTGCACGCCCGAAGGGGTGGATTATGTGATCCCAGGCAACGACGACGCCTTGCGCGCGGTGCGCCTGTTCGCCGCCCGCATCGCCGATGCTATTCTCGAAGGCCAGCAATTGGCTCAACAGAAGGAAGCCGAAGAGGCTGCGGCTGCGGCTGAACGACGCACACAGGAAGGTGTCACGGTCGAGATTTCGCCCCGTCAACAACGTGACCGCGGGGAACGTCGTGAGCGTGGCGAACGCGGTGGTGAGCGAGGTGGCCGTGAGCGTGGACGTGGCGGAGATCGTCCTGCTGGCCGTAGTGGGGCTGGTGGTGGTGGTAGCCGTGAGGGTGGACGACGCGAGCGTGGCCCGCGTCAGGCAAGTGCGCCAACTGCGGTACCTGCTCCGGCAGAAACCGCAACTGAAGCGCCCATTCTGCAACCAGAAGTGCAGGCCGCTGAACCAATCGTGGAGACACCAATTACGGCACCGCTTCCTGAACCAACATCACCTCCGATAATGGCTGAAGCGCCTGCTATTGTAGCACCCGAAGCTGTAGCAGCGCCCGAAACTGCGGCAGCGCCCGAGGCTGTGGCGGCGGAAGCTAGTGCAGCGGCAGAGACGGCTTAG
- the tsf gene encoding translation elongation factor Ts: MATITAEMVKNLREKTGAGMMECKKALTETGGNEEQAIEALRKAGLASAKKREGRIAAEGVVGSYIHMGGKVGVLVEVNCETDFVARGEDFQQFVKDVAMHICASEPQFVTKAEVPAELVEKERRIAFETAKADPKNANKPDNIIEKMVEGRLSKFFTEAVLLEQPFVKDQAITISDLMTQMTAKTGEKVSIRRFARYKMGEGLEKRADDFASEVAAAVNQ; the protein is encoded by the coding sequence ATGGCGACAATTACAGCAGAGATGGTTAAAAATCTGCGCGAGAAAACCGGCGCAGGCATGATGGAATGCAAAAAAGCCCTAACCGAAACCGGCGGCAACGAAGAGCAGGCAATCGAGGCCCTGCGCAAAGCTGGTCTGGCCAGCGCCAAAAAACGTGAAGGCCGGATCGCCGCCGAAGGCGTGGTCGGTTCCTACATTCACATGGGCGGTAAGGTCGGCGTCTTGGTCGAAGTCAATTGCGAGACAGATTTCGTGGCGCGCGGTGAAGACTTCCAGCAATTTGTCAAAGATGTGGCGATGCACATTTGCGCTTCCGAGCCGCAGTTTGTCACCAAAGCGGAAGTACCGGCGGAACTCGTCGAAAAAGAGCGGCGCATCGCTTTTGAGACGGCCAAAGCTGATCCGAAGAATGCCAACAAACCGGACAACATTATCGAAAAAATGGTGGAAGGTCGTTTATCGAAGTTCTTTACTGAAGCGGTACTGCTGGAACAGCCCTTCGTCAAAGACCAGGCGATCACCATCAGCGATTTGATGACCCAAATGACGGCTAAGACGGGCGAGAAAGTCAGCATTCGCCGCTTTGCCCGCTACAAAATGGGCGAAGGCCTGGAGAAGCGCGCTGACGATTTCGCGAGTGAAGTAGCCGCAGCGGTAAATCAGTAA
- a CDS encoding UMP kinase, producing MQEKPHFKRILLKLSGEALMGDVGYGIDPLVARRVAQEVKDIHLLGVEVALVVGGGNIFRGLKASTSGMDRASADYMGMLATVMNAVALQDALEKLDVFTRVVSAIEMREVAEPFIRRRAVRHLEKGRIVIFAAGIGQPYFTTDTAAAMRALEVHADVLMKATRVGGIYTADPRLDATAVKIDELSHAKVLQDGLAVMDASAVSLCKDNHLPILVFDMTQPGNIKRAVMGERGIGSLVRPVNEKS from the coding sequence ATACAAGAGAAACCGCACTTCAAACGCATCCTTCTTAAATTGAGTGGCGAAGCGTTGATGGGCGACGTAGGTTATGGCATTGATCCACTCGTCGCGCGACGCGTGGCACAAGAGGTCAAAGACATTCACCTGTTGGGCGTCGAGGTGGCGCTGGTCGTCGGTGGCGGCAACATCTTCCGTGGCTTGAAAGCCAGCACCAGCGGGATGGATCGCGCCTCGGCTGATTACATGGGGATGTTGGCCACGGTGATGAATGCGGTGGCCTTGCAAGACGCCTTAGAGAAGCTGGATGTCTTCACACGCGTCGTCTCGGCCATCGAAATGCGGGAAGTCGCGGAGCCGTTTATTCGCCGCCGGGCTGTGCGCCATCTGGAAAAAGGCCGCATCGTCATCTTTGCGGCGGGCATCGGACAGCCTTATTTTACGACCGACACGGCGGCAGCCATGCGCGCATTGGAAGTCCACGCCGATGTGTTAATGAAGGCCACACGCGTAGGCGGGATTTACACGGCTGACCCACGCTTGGATGCAACTGCCGTTAAGATTGACGAATTGAGCCATGCCAAGGTGTTACAGGATGGCCTGGCGGTAATGGACGCTTCCGCAGTTTCGCTGTGTAAAGACAACCATTTGCCCATCCTGGTTTTCGACATGACGCAACCTGGCAATATCAAGCGGGCTGTGATGGGCGAGCGTGGTATAGGCTCGCTGGTGCGGCCAGTGAACGAAAAATCCTAG
- the frr gene encoding ribosome recycling factor produces the protein MIKAVSKDTETRMKKVIEDFRHKLTTVRTGRASTNILDNITVEAYGAEMPLNQVATINAPEAALLTVQPFDPSLVNTIDKAIRSSDLGLNPANDGKLLRIPIPPLTEERRKSFVKHIHEMAEDHKTALRNIRRDANEKLKKALKDKAISEDDEKNGLADVQKLTDQFVAAISDLSKHKEDEILKV, from the coding sequence ATGATTAAAGCAGTCAGTAAAGACACCGAAACGCGAATGAAGAAAGTGATCGAGGATTTTCGGCACAAGCTTACCACTGTGCGCACAGGCCGTGCCTCGACCAACATCCTGGACAACATCACAGTCGAAGCTTACGGTGCCGAAATGCCCTTGAATCAGGTGGCCACCATCAATGCGCCCGAAGCCGCATTGCTCACGGTACAACCCTTCGATCCTTCGCTTGTGAATACGATTGATAAAGCGATTCGCAGTTCCGACTTGGGACTCAACCCGGCGAATGATGGCAAATTATTGCGCATTCCCATTCCACCATTGACCGAAGAGCGACGCAAAAGTTTTGTCAAACACATTCACGAGATGGCCGAAGATCACAAAACCGCCTTGCGTAACATTCGGCGCGACGCCAATGAAAAACTCAAGAAGGCATTAAAAGATAAAGCAATTTCGGAAGATGACGAGAAAAATGGCTTAGCGGACGTGCAGAAGCTTACCGATCAATTTGTCGCCGCAATCAGTGATTTGTCGAAACATAAAGAAGACGAAATCCTGAAGGTTTAA
- a CDS encoding M28 family peptidase, whose product MSLAALMEAARILKVIGVKPHRTIRVALWSGEEERLLGSQAYVKEHFNSAEIPSWSSSNLAATSMWIPAPAKSTARRFRTSGSRRSFCARRSRPLKTLAFMARLLCAVATWAAPTAPSRTAGNRDETVPHRIRHSYASYEPRQLRTNHRRRRQEIRYRHCGCTLRSRHAH is encoded by the coding sequence ATGTCACTGGCCGCGCTGATGGAGGCCGCGCGCATCCTGAAAGTCATCGGCGTTAAACCGCACCGTACCATCCGCGTCGCGCTTTGGAGCGGCGAAGAAGAAAGGCTGCTTGGTTCGCAGGCTTACGTCAAGGAACACTTCAACTCAGCCGAAATCCCAAGCTGGAGTTCTTCAAATTTGGCGGCTACTTCAATGTGGATACCGGCACCGGCCAAGTCCACGGCGCGGCGTTTTCGGACCAGCGGAAGCCGCCGCAGTTTTTGCGCCAGGCGCTCGCGCCCTTTGAAGACCTTGGCGTTTATGGCGCGGTTGCTTTGCGCAGTCGCAACCTGGGCGGCACCGACAGCACCAAGCCGGACTGCCGGGAATCGGGATGAGACAGTACCCCATCGAATACGACACTCATACGCATCATACGAACCTCGACAACTACGAACGAATCATCGAAGACGGCGTCAAGAAATCCGCTATCGCCATTGCGGGTGCACTTTACGTTCTCGCCATGCGCACTGA
- a CDS encoding PQQ-binding-like beta-propeller repeat protein, with protein sequence MHRQSLKYTLLFGLTCVLFWQARFHSTDVRAQRATKPANAPFLYGGDAGGTRYSRLNQINRSNVQRLAVAWQVELGDGAGDSQNQPVIADGVLYAVTAKHKVVALDAATGKELWRFDSGQVGRGPNRGVSVWREGQDKRIFAAVQSYIYALDANTGQPIRSFGQAGRLDLREGLGREASKVSVVLTTPGVIYKDVLIVSGRMPESLPAPPGDIRAFDVRTGKLRWSFHTIPRPGEFGSGTWPQEAWTYTGSANNWAGMAVDEKRGIVFVPTGSAADDFYGANRVGDDLFANTLLALNAATGERIWHFQAVKHDIWDRDFPSPPTLVTVRQNGSIIDAVAQTTKSGHVYLFERATGKPLFPIEYRNYPASTVPGEVAAETQPLPTKPAPFSRQTLTADLLTNRTPNAHEWALAQFKTFNGGGQFIPMTVGQETIIFPGFDGGAEWGGSAFDPETGLLYVNANEMAWHASLAENQSGNSGRQIYMRSCATCHGDDLTGSPPQMPTLVGVGTKHNLTTLSSFIRQGAGRMPAFPNLSKEDMTALVQFLLSGETKELANDAAAANLPKYRFTGYRKFVDPDGYPAIAPPWGTLNAINLNTGAYAWKIPLGEYPELAAQGMKDTGSENYGGPVVTAGGLVFIAATNFDKKFRAFDKLTGKLLWETTLPFSGNATPATYQVNGRQYVVVHATGGKARRGETGGDVLLAFALQP encoded by the coding sequence ATGCATCGCCAATCCTTGAAATACACCCTGCTTTTCGGCCTAACTTGCGTGCTGTTCTGGCAGGCTCGGTTTCATTCAACAGACGTCCGTGCCCAACGCGCCACCAAACCAGCGAACGCGCCATTTCTTTATGGCGGTGACGCGGGCGGGACGCGCTATTCAAGGCTCAACCAAATCAACCGCAGCAACGTGCAAAGGCTGGCCGTCGCCTGGCAGGTTGAGTTGGGCGACGGCGCGGGCGATTCGCAAAACCAGCCGGTCATCGCCGACGGTGTGTTGTATGCCGTAACGGCCAAACACAAAGTCGTCGCGCTCGACGCCGCCACGGGCAAGGAGTTATGGCGGTTTGATTCCGGCCAGGTGGGACGCGGGCCGAATCGCGGCGTGAGCGTATGGCGCGAGGGCCAAGACAAACGCATTTTCGCGGCTGTGCAAAGTTACATCTACGCGCTGGATGCCAACACGGGCCAGCCGATTCGGAGTTTCGGCCAAGCGGGCCGTCTTGATTTGCGCGAAGGCTTGGGACGCGAAGCCAGCAAGGTTTCGGTTGTGCTGACGACGCCAGGTGTCATTTACAAAGACGTGTTGATCGTCAGCGGGCGCATGCCCGAATCGCTGCCTGCGCCGCCGGGCGATATTCGCGCCTTCGATGTGCGCACGGGCAAGCTGCGCTGGTCGTTTCACACCATCCCGCGTCCCGGCGAATTCGGCTCTGGGACCTGGCCGCAAGAGGCGTGGACGTATACCGGCTCAGCCAACAACTGGGCGGGCATGGCGGTGGATGAAAAGCGCGGCATCGTCTTCGTTCCGACCGGTTCGGCAGCAGATGATTTTTATGGCGCCAATCGCGTCGGCGATGACTTGTTTGCCAACACATTGCTGGCCTTGAATGCCGCAACGGGCGAGCGCATTTGGCACTTTCAAGCCGTCAAACACGACATCTGGGATCGCGACTTCCCGTCACCGCCGACGTTGGTGACGGTCAGGCAAAACGGCAGCATCATTGACGCCGTTGCGCAAACGACCAAGTCGGGCCACGTCTATTTGTTTGAGCGCGCCACCGGCAAGCCGCTCTTTCCCATCGAATATCGAAACTATCCCGCCAGCACCGTGCCCGGCGAAGTCGCGGCAGAGACGCAACCGCTACCGACAAAACCCGCGCCCTTTTCACGGCAAACGCTGACCGCAGACTTGCTCACCAATCGCACACCCAACGCGCACGAATGGGCGCTCGCACAATTCAAAACGTTCAACGGTGGCGGCCAATTCATTCCGATGACGGTGGGGCAGGAAACGATCATCTTCCCCGGTTTTGACGGCGGCGCGGAATGGGGCGGCTCGGCGTTCGATCCTGAAACGGGGTTGCTTTACGTCAACGCGAATGAGATGGCTTGGCACGCGAGTCTGGCCGAAAATCAGAGCGGGAATTCGGGGCGGCAAATTTACATGCGCAGTTGTGCCACTTGCCACGGCGACGATCTGACGGGTTCGCCGCCGCAAATGCCCACGCTGGTCGGCGTCGGTACGAAGCATAATCTGACCACTCTCTCCAGTTTCATTCGGCAAGGCGCAGGCCGCATGCCTGCCTTTCCGAATCTGTCGAAGGAAGACATGACTGCCTTAGTGCAATTCCTGCTGAGTGGCGAAACAAAAGAACTCGCCAACGACGCTGCCGCAGCTAACCTGCCGAAATACCGTTTCACTGGCTATCGAAAATTCGTTGACCCCGATGGCTACCCGGCCATCGCGCCACCCTGGGGCACGTTGAATGCCATCAACCTCAACACGGGCGCGTATGCGTGGAAGATTCCATTGGGTGAATACCCGGAGCTTGCGGCGCAAGGGATGAAAGATACCGGCTCGGAGAATTATGGCGGGCCGGTCGTGACGGCGGGCGGGTTGGTGTTTATCGCAGCCACGAATTTCGACAAGAAATTCCGCGCCTTCGACAAACTGACAGGCAAGTTGTTGTGGGAAACGACGCTGCCTTTTTCCGGCAACGCTACGCCTGCGACATATCAGGTGAACGGGCGGCAATACGTCGTGGTTCATGCGACGGGCGGTAAGGCCCGGCGCGGCGAAACGGGCGGCGATGTTTTACTGGCGTTCGCCTTACAACCATAA
- a CDS encoding amidohydrolase family protein, translated as MLNRRQFLATSVLATAATGLRAQTAATTEWGGPVIDIHSHLRPAPDANMIHMQGCGVTHAVLLSRLPASEQVKAIQAKYPGRFVWAASTDITKPEAAELLTKAVKDGAQGLGEIKFHVEADGPELRRMYALAAELKVPILVHFQEVPHFEGEGVWSTGFKRFAAILKAYPKTTFIGHADAFWANVSADYAEQEAYPAGPIKRGGVTDKLLADYPNLYGDLSANSGNNALSRDPEFTADFLARQQNKLLFGSDCSCQDGKGGGVSQANNPAAARLRGKCVAHETLRILKTHAKPAAFRKLTWENAHKVFKLKA; from the coding sequence ATGCTTAATCGAAGACAGTTTCTTGCGACCTCCGTGCTGGCAACCGCCGCCACAGGGTTGCGCGCGCAAACCGCCGCGACGACGGAGTGGGGCGGCCCGGTAATAGACATTCACTCGCATCTGCGGCCAGCGCCGGACGCCAACATGATTCACATGCAAGGTTGTGGTGTGACGCATGCGGTCTTGTTGTCGCGGCTGCCCGCCAGCGAGCAAGTCAAGGCGATCCAAGCCAAATATCCCGGTCGTTTTGTCTGGGCGGCCAGCACCGACATCACGAAGCCCGAAGCTGCCGAGTTATTAACCAAGGCCGTCAAGGACGGCGCGCAAGGCCTCGGCGAAATCAAATTTCACGTTGAGGCCGACGGGCCGGAACTGCGGCGCATGTACGCGCTCGCGGCTGAGTTGAAAGTCCCCATCCTTGTGCACTTTCAGGAAGTGCCGCACTTTGAAGGCGAAGGCGTTTGGAGCACGGGCTTCAAGCGCTTCGCCGCCATTTTGAAGGCGTATCCAAAAACTACCTTCATAGGCCATGCGGACGCTTTTTGGGCGAATGTGAGCGCCGATTATGCCGAGCAGGAAGCTTACCCCGCAGGGCCCATTAAACGCGGCGGCGTCACGGATAAGTTGCTCGCGGATTACCCGAACCTATATGGCGATTTGTCGGCGAATTCGGGCAACAACGCTTTGTCGCGCGATCCTGAATTCACCGCTGATTTCCTCGCGCGCCAGCAAAACAAATTACTCTTTGGCAGCGATTGCTCGTGCCAGGACGGCAAAGGTGGCGGCGTTAGTCAGGCCAATAATCCAGCCGCTGCACGGTTGCGTGGCAAATGCGTGGCGCATGAAACCCTGAGGATTCTCAAGACCCACGCCAAGCCGGCCGCCTTCCGCAAGCTGACGTGGGAGAACGCCCACAAGGTTTTTAAGCTCAAAGCCTGA
- a CDS encoding glycosyltransferase family 2 protein has translation MLHTPVALFIFNRPEQTQRVFAEIARAQPRRLLVIADGPRHAAEAEKCAATRAILDQVDWECEVLTNLSETNMGCKPRMFSGLNWVFEQCAEAIILEDDCLPHPSFFCFCAELLERYRHKPRVMVISGNMYLLPKMQQRIRDSYYFSHIPHTWGWASWRRVWDKYDLEVKQWARLRETDFLAKRSQHPQFRKFWEDVFDASLRGATNAWDYQLTFELMAHDGLAATPRANLVSNIGFGADATHTFDTESIYANVPAVEMTFPLRHPTSITRHVTADDHTFQHHFLGQPASPPLWRRAIAKARRIAKRLG, from the coding sequence ATGTTGCACACGCCCGTCGCCCTGTTCATCTTCAATCGTCCGGAACAAACCCAACGCGTCTTTGCCGAGATCGCCCGCGCTCAACCGCGCCGTTTGCTGGTCATCGCCGACGGGCCGCGCCATGCGGCAGAAGCCGAGAAATGCGCCGCCACGCGCGCGATCCTCGATCAGGTGGATTGGGAGTGCGAGGTGCTGACCAATCTGTCCGAAACGAACATGGGTTGCAAGCCACGTATGTTTTCCGGTTTGAATTGGGTCTTTGAACAGTGCGCGGAAGCGATCATTCTCGAAGACGATTGCCTGCCCCATCCGAGTTTCTTTTGCTTTTGTGCCGAACTGCTGGAACGCTATCGCCACAAGCCGCGCGTGATGGTCATCAGCGGCAATATGTATCTGTTGCCAAAAATGCAGCAGCGCATACGGGACAGTTACTACTTTTCGCACATCCCGCACACCTGGGGCTGGGCGTCATGGCGGCGCGTGTGGGACAAGTACGATCTGGAGGTCAAGCAATGGGCGCGCTTGCGCGAGACTGATTTTCTGGCCAAGCGTTCGCAACATCCGCAGTTCAGGAAGTTTTGGGAAGACGTCTTTGACGCCAGTTTGCGCGGCGCGACCAATGCCTGGGATTATCAATTGACGTTCGAGTTGATGGCTCACGATGGCCTGGCTGCCACGCCGCGCGCCAATCTGGTTTCCAACATCGGCTTCGGCGCGGATGCCACGCACACCTTCGATACTGAGAGCATTTATGCCAACGTGCCCGCTGTGGAGATGACTTTCCCTTTACGCCATCCGACCAGCATCACGCGCCACGTGACAGCGGACGATCACACTTTTCAGCATCATTTTTTAGGCCAGCCCGCATCGCCGCCGTTGTGGCGGCGCGCCATCGCCAAGGCCAGGCGGATTGCCAAACGGCTCGGCTAA
- a CDS encoding DinB family protein, whose translation MKSMQPIWQALALALLCALPALAQSDPKMTADERAKLIRWLNESQAETIAAVEKLSDAQWNWKAAPEKWSVAECVEHIMLAESTLMAQAEKALAAPPNPDWAEKTKGKSEFIENVMVKRLGKAQAPEAIVPNGKLPRAELMKRLREARAKTLKFAETTQLPLKAHTAEHPFPVFGTLNAYQWVIYIPLHNIRHNQQIAEVKANPNFPLK comes from the coding sequence ATGAAATCAATGCAACCGATCTGGCAGGCGCTGGCACTCGCGCTGCTTTGCGCTTTACCCGCGCTCGCACAATCAGACCCGAAGATGACGGCGGATGAACGCGCCAAACTCATTCGCTGGCTCAACGAGTCGCAAGCCGAAACCATTGCTGCCGTCGAAAAGCTGAGTGACGCGCAGTGGAATTGGAAAGCCGCGCCCGAAAAATGGTCGGTCGCGGAATGCGTCGAACACATCATGCTGGCCGAAAGCACGTTGATGGCGCAGGCCGAAAAAGCCCTGGCTGCGCCGCCCAATCCCGACTGGGCCGAAAAAACCAAGGGCAAATCCGAATTCATCGAAAATGTCATGGTCAAACGCCTCGGCAAAGCCCAAGCACCCGAAGCCATCGTCCCCAACGGCAAACTCCCGCGCGCCGAATTGATGAAACGCTTGCGCGAGGCGCGGGCCAAGACGCTAAAATTTGCCGAGACGACGCAACTGCCGCTGAAAGCGCACACGGCTGAACATCCGTTTCCGGTGTTCGGCACGCTCAACGCTTATCAATGGGTGATTTACATCCCGCTGCACAACATTCGCCACAATCAGCAGATTGCCGAGGTCAAAGCGAATCCGAATTTTCCGCTGAAGTAG
- a CDS encoding HD domain-containing protein: MSFTRMDQSSVADWLAIGNEVAQRQAAMPAMIKGLLRQLAAQTDGFAIDQLQHALQTATRAERAGASEEMIVAALCHDIGKAISVVNHPAIAAEILRPYVSPTIYEIIRTHQDFQGKHYYALMGLNPDARQQYVNEPWYEQARVFTDEWDQTSFDPAYDTLPWEHFEPLVERVFSKELVKVAVQGA; this comes from the coding sequence ATGTCATTCACACGCATGGATCAAAGCAGCGTTGCCGATTGGCTGGCCATTGGCAACGAAGTCGCCCAGCGCCAGGCCGCAATGCCGGCGATGATCAAAGGCTTGCTGCGGCAATTGGCTGCGCAGACTGATGGTTTTGCGATTGACCAATTGCAGCACGCCTTGCAAACGGCCACGCGCGCCGAACGCGCAGGGGCTTCGGAAGAAATGATCGTCGCCGCGCTCTGCCACGACATCGGCAAGGCCATCTCGGTCGTCAATCATCCGGCCATTGCGGCGGAGATTTTGCGCCCGTATGTCTCGCCGACCATTTACGAAATCATCCGCACGCATCAGGATTTTCAGGGTAAACATTACTACGCGCTGATGGGCCTGAACCCGGATGCGCGGCAGCAATACGTCAATGAGCCGTGGTATGAACAGGCGCGCGTGTTTACCGATGAATGGGATCAGACTTCGTTTGACCCGGCGTATGACACCCTGCCGTGGGAGCATTTCGAGCCGCTGGTTGAGCGGGTGTTTTCAAAAGAGTTGGTGAAGGTAGCTGTGCAAGGCGCTTGA
- a CDS encoding VOC family protein, producing the protein MKNWYSRSVFFVRDAESSMHFYREKLGFSLDWNHEVEGRAYVCQVSRNGFELILAQDEPKAGKGRVFISLDHEQEKSLRKEIEEKRIEARDSHWGMPIIEILDLDQNELFFSPP; encoded by the coding sequence ATGAAGAATTGGTATTCGAGATCAGTCTTTTTCGTAAGGGATGCAGAAAGCTCAATGCATTTTTACCGCGAAAAGCTCGGCTTTTCGCTGGACTGGAACCACGAAGTAGAAGGTCGTGCCTATGTATGCCAGGTTAGCCGAAACGGATTCGAGCTAATTCTTGCTCAGGATGAACCCAAAGCTGGTAAGGGGAGGGTATTTATTTCGCTTGATCATGAACAAGAAAAATCATTGCGAAAAGAGATTGAAGAAAAGAGGATCGAAGCTCGTGATTCTCACTGGGGAATGCCAATCATCGAAATACTGGATTTAGATCAGAATGAATTGTTCTTTTCTCCACCTTAA